TGGGCACTCGCCGTTGAAGCACTCACGCACCCAGCACTGACGCACTACCGCACTTCTGTTCGTTCGACTTCCAGAGTGCCGGCGGGCCCGGGGGCCTTCCGGCGTGAACTCACAATCCAACCCCGGTCCGGAGAACACGAATGAAGTTGTCCCGCTGGGCGTTCATGGCCGCCCCGTTCGCCGTCGCGGCGTGCGGCATGGGTGGCGCCATGACGTCCCACACCGACGTGGTGGCCAAGGCCGCCGGCACGGAACTGCGCGTGGAAGACGCGGCGCAGATCCTGGCCGCCAATCCGCAGATTCCCGCCGACCCGCAGGTGGTTCGCGCGCTGGCCGACCTGTGGGTCGATTATTCGCTGCTGGCCACCGCGGCCGCCGAGGACACCAGCCTCAAGGTGCTGGACCTGGACGAGTTCGTTCAGGACGAGACGCGCGAGCAGACGGTGTTCCGCTACCTGGAAACCCAGGTGCGCCCCGACACCGTGATCGACGACGCGCGTCTGGAGCAGATGTGGAACACCGAAGGGCCCGGCGTAGAGATCCGCGCCCGCCACGTGCTGTTCCGCCCGGCGCCGGAAGCGACCCCGCAGCAGCGGCAGGCGCTGAAGGCCAAGGCCGAGCAGGTGCGCGCCCGCGCGGCCGCCGGTGAGGACTTCGCCACGCTGGCCAAGGAGTTCACCGAAGAGCCCGGCGGCAAGGAGCGCGGCGGCGACCTGGACTGGTTCGGCCGCGGCCGCATGGTGCCCCAGTTCGAGGAAGCGGCCTTCAAGCTGCAGCCCGGACAGGTGAGCCCGGTGGTGGAAACCCCGTTCGGCTACCACGTCATCAAGGTGGAAGACCGCCGCCAGCAGGCGCTGGGCGAGAACCGCGAGGCGTACCGCCAGCAGCTTCTGGGCAGCGCCCGGCAGCGCGCCGTGGGCACCTACGTGGATTCCATGAAGAAGGTGGCCAAGGTCACCATGGAGCCCACCGCGCTGGAAGCCCTGCGCGAACTGGGCGGCCAGGACAACCTGGAGCTGCGCGGCCGCGCGGCCAGCCGTTCGCTGGCCAGCTACCAGGGCGGCGAAATCACGGCCGGTGAACTGGCCACCCTGCTGCAGGGCGTGCCCGCCGGACAGCGCGAGCAGATCAAGACCGCCCCCGAGGCGGACCTGCGCGGCTTCGTGGAGAACGAGGCGCTCAAGGAGTATCTGTACGCCGACGCGCAGAAGAAGAACTTCAAGCTTTCCGCCGCCGCGGTGGACAGCATCCGCACCGGCACGCGCATGGGGATTCACCAGATCCTCGAGGCGTCCGGCCTGGCCAACCGCCGCTTTCCCAAGGGCAAGGCCGGCACCGGCGCCATTCAGGAAGCCGTGCGCCAGTTGATGGAGCAGGCCGTGGGCGGCCAGCGCCAGCTTCCGCCGCTGGGCAAGCTGGGCTTTGCGCTGCGCAACTCGTACGGCGCCGACGTGAACGCCGAGTCGTTCCAGCGCGTGGTGGACCGCATGAAGGTGATCCGCGCGTCGCAGCCGCAGCAGGGCCCGGGCGGAATGCCGGGCGGACCGCAGGGCATGCCGCCGGGCGCCATGCCTCCGGGTGCCATGCCCCAGGGCGCCCCGCCGCAGGGCCAGCAGGACCCCCGCGCGCAGCCGCAGGCCGCGCCGGGCGCCGCCCCCCAGGGCGCGGCTCCGCAGGGCCAGCGCTGACCGGGCCCCCGCGCCGCATGCCGGCGCGGGGAACCCCGGGCGGGTGAACAGGATATAAGCACGCGGCCGGTGCACCCCACGGGGTTCCCGGCCGCGTTTTCCGCCGGCTCCGGCCGGCCTTTTCTCGTTACCGTCCCCGATGGAACCGATGCGCACTCGCATTGCCCTGTTTGCCGCCGTGCTGGCCGCCGCTCCCGCGGCGGCCCAGACCACGCCCGCTCCCCAGCCCGGCGAAGAGGTCTGGGACGGCGTGCTGGCCGTGGTCGGCGACACCATCCTCCTTCGCTCCGACGTGCAGCTGGCGCTGGAGCAGCTTCGCGCCTCCGGCACTCCGGTTCCGGAAGACGCGGCGGGGCTGCAGCGCACCGTTCAGCAGATTCTGGATGAGCGCATCAACGACCTGCTGCTGCTGGAAGCCGCGCGCGCCGCCGGCACCGCGGTGAGCGACGCCGAGGTGCAGGCCGCCGTGGCCGACCAGGAGCGCCAGGTTCGCCAGCGCTTTCCCACCGAGGTGGCCTTCGCGGAGGCGCTCGCGGGTTCGGGGCGCACGGTGGAGGCGTACCGCACCGAGCTGGCCGCGCAGTTCCGCGACCAGACGGTGGTGCAGCGCTACGTGCGCAGGCGCATGGGCGAAATGGCGCCCGTGGCCATCACCGAAGCGGAGATTTCGGAGTTCTTTACGGCCAACCGCGAGCGCTTCGGCGTGCGGCCGGCCACCGTCACCTTTCAGCAGGTGATCGTGCGGCCGGTGGCGTCGGACTCGGCGCGGCAGGCGGCGCTCACCACCATTCAGCGCGTGCAGCGCGAACTGGCCGAGGGCGGCGACTTCGAGGTGCTGGCCCGCCGCTACTCGATGGACGGCAGCAAGGACCGCGGCGGCGACCTGGGCTGGTTCCGCCAGGGGCAGATGGTGCGCAACTTCGACCTGGCGGTGTTCAACATGCGCCCGGGGCAGACCAGCGGCATCATCGAGACGGAGTTCGGGTTTCACATCATCAAGCTGGAAAAGGTGCGCAGCGGCGAGCGGCAGGCGCGCCACATCCTCATCCAGCCGACCATCACCCCGGCGGACGTGGAGCGGGCCCGCGGGCGCGCGGACTCGGTGGCGACAGCGCTGCGCGGCGGGGCCAACCCGGCGGAGCTGGCGGCGCGCTACAACACGCCCGACGAGGCGCGCTTTCAGCGCGACATTCCGCTGGAGCGGCTGCCGGCGCCCATGTCGCTGGCGCTGACCGGGGTGGAGACGGGCGGCGTGGCCGGGCCGGTGCAGGTGGACGGCGGACCCAACCCCTCCTTCTCGGTGCTGCGTGTCTCCGAGCGCACCACGCAGGGCGAGTACACGCTGGACGAGCAGCGCGAGCGGGTGCGCGGCATCATCCAGGAGCAGAAGCAGATGCAGCGCCTGCTGGCCGACCTGCGGCGCGACACCTACGTGTCCATTCAGCTGTGAGCGAAGAGGGGCCGCTGCGGGTGGACGTGCTCCTTCACCGCCTCTGCCTGACCAAGAGCCGCAGCGAAGCCAAGGCGGCGTGCGAGGCGGGGGCGGTGACGATCGACAGCCGTCCCGCCCGCCCCGCCGACATGGTGACCGCCGGACGCCGGATTCACATCCGGTATCCGGCGCGGATCCTGGAAGTGGAACTGCTGGAACTGCCGGGCAAGGGTGTATCGAAGAAGAACGCCCGCGATCTGTACCGGGTGATTACCGACGAGCGGGTGCGCGAAGATCGTTTCTGAGCGCACCCGCTCTCTTTTCATCCCCTCCATCCGGCGCGGCTGTGTGTCTGGTCGATGGACGGAGGAGATGCCCTTCATCCGCCTCTTTCCGCCCCGCCCTCCGTTCGTTCTCTTGTTGCGCTCCGGCGGTTTGCCATCCACGGCCCCCGCCGCCCATCCGGCGCGACCTGATCTCCATCCACTGATGAGCGAAATGACCGCGGAACCCGTGATCCGCATTCTGGCCGTGTCCGGCAGCCTGCGCGCGGTTTCGTCCAACGGCGCCGTGGTGGAGGCGCTACGGATGCTGGCGCCGGACGGGGTGCGGGTGCAGGTGTTCCGCGGGCTGGATTCCCTGCCCCACTTCAACCCGGACCTGGAGCGCGGGACGGCGACCATCGGCTCGGTGGAGCGGTGGCGCGAGGCGCTGCGGACGAGTGACGCGGTGGTGATCTGCAGCCCGGAATACGCCCACGGTGTGCCCGGCGCGATGAAGAACGCGCTCGACTGGGTCGTGGGCAGCAACGAGTTCTTCTGCAAGCCGGTCGCGCTGGTCAACGCGGCGCCGCACGCACATTTTGCGCAGGACGCGCTGGCGGAAACGCTGCGCACCATGGGCGCCGCGCTGAAAGCGGAGGCTTCCGTGGCCGTGCGCGCATCGGGCGCGGGGCTGGACGCCGCCGGGATCGCGGCCGACCCGGCGCTGTCCACCGCCCTGCTTGGCGCGCTGGCTATTCTCGCGGATCGCGCACGGTCCGCCGCGGCGGAACTGGCGCGCCAGTGGCCGGACGGCGTTCCGCCATCCTGAATCAACCGATCCTCTTCCGCCACCGGTGTGATCGCGTGGCTTCGTTCCCCTCAACATTCTCTGGAAATGAGCGATCAGCAGACGCCCGCGCCGGGCACCGTGTCGTGGTTCGACCTTACCGTGGATGACGCCTCGGCGGTGCGCGACTTCTACGCGAACGTGGCGGGCTGGACGCCGTCGCCCCTGACGATGAAGGAAGGGTACGACGACTACGTGATGATGACGCCGGGCGGTGCGGCCGTCGCCGGCGTGTGCCACGCGCGCGGGGCCAACGCGGAGCTTCCGCCGCAGTGGCTGATGTACATCAACGTGGTGGATCTGGATGCCAGCCTGGAAGCGTGCGCGGCGCAGGGCGGCAGCGTCATTTCCGGGCCCCGCAGCGGCGGCGGAACGGTGCGTTACGCCGTGATCCGCGATCCGGCCGGCGCGGCGGTGGCGCTGTTTCAGCCGTGACCTGAGCGGCCGAGGCCAATCGCGGGACGCGGGATCGGTGGTCGCCTGAACGGCATCATCGCGGATCGTGATCATCAGCAGAACCGCCCTTCGACATCATAGGTCGAGGGGCGGTTTTCGTTGTTGTTATCTACCGAGATGAGATACGGACGTACCGATTCGGCTGATCGGGTTTGCTTCGGAGAGGCTCGCTTGTCGCTGGACTGTGAGGCCCCTCCCCGTGCAAACAGCCGCACGGAGAGGGGAGAACTACAACTCAGCGTGGGTCAGCCGTTTGAGGCGCGTTCGGAAAGGCCCCCTCTCCCCGGCCCTCTCCCCCGCTCCGCGGGAGAAAGGGAGACCTCAGCGCGAGCGCCGGACGACGGGACGGATCGCGACCTGTAACGTGGTTGAAGCCCCGAACGGCGCCTGTGGGCGTCGTGTCGGGGGTTCCCGCTGTTTGAGCGGCGGATTCATTCGCTCAACGCAGTTCGTGCGGCGCGCCATGCCCGCCAGCCAGACCGATACCGCTGTTGCTGTCGCAGGTACTGCTTCCGGCCGATCCGCTCCTGCGATTGATGACCATGGAGCGATCCGCGTCCGATCATCCACATTGCACGGCTCCGGCTCTGGCGCGGAACGCCGGATGGCCCGAAAATCAGCAGTCCGCCCATTCGCTCCTCCGCACACGCGCCCATGACCGACGAAACGCTGCATCCGCCCGACCTGGACGCCCTGCTCGCCACGCGCGGGCTGCAGGTGGAAGGCGAAGGAACCGGCATCTCCGGCCCGCTTTCGCGAAACGTGAACCTGGTCGGCGGGCTGCTGGGCGAGGCGGTGGCCGAGCGCCACGGGCCCGCCATGCTGGAACTGGTGGAGCGCCTGCGCCTGCTGTGCCGCGACGCCGCGCAGGAGGAAAACGACGCTCGCCGTGACGAGGCCGCACGGCTGATCGCCGAGCAGGACGTGGATACGCTGCGCGCCGTGCTGCGCGCGTTCACCACCTTCTTTCACTTGGTGAACAAGGCCGAGCAGATCGAGGTGGCCCGCATCAACCGTGTCCGCGAGCAGCGGGCGACGGCGGACGCGCCCCGCCCCGAATCCATCGCCGAAGCCATCCACCTGCTGGCGCGCGACGGCCACGACGCGGCGGAAGTGCACGCGCTGCTCGCCCGGCTGGACATTCAGCCCACGCTGACCGCGCATCCCACGGAGGCGCGCCGCCGCTCCATTCTGCTGCGGCAGGGCGAGGTGGCCGCCGCGCTGGACCGGCTGACCGATCCGCGGCTGACGCCCTCCGAGGCGGACGGGCTGGTGGCGGAGGTGCGCAACGCCATCTCCCTCCTGCTGGCGACGGACGAGGTGCGCACCCGCGCCGTGACGGTGCAGGACGAGGTGCGCCACGGCCTGTACTTTCTGGCCACGAGCATCTGGCGCACGGTGCCGCGCATTCACCAGGACGTGCGCGAGGCGCTGCGAGCCCGGTTTGGCGCCGACGCCGTCCCCGCGGAGCTGCCGCTGTTCCTGCGCTATCGGTCGTGGATTGGCGGCGACCGCGACGGCAACCCCGGCGTGACCGCCGAGCTGACGCAGTGGACACTCGCAGAGCACCGCCGCGACGCGCTCAAGCTGCACCGCCGCACGCTGAACGAACTGCGGCTGCTGCTTTCCGTCTCCTCCGCGCAGGTGCCCGTCCCCGCCGCGCTGGGCGAGCGCGCGGAGGCGCTGGCGGAAGCCGTCGCGCTTCCGGCCGCTACGCGCGCGAGCCTGACCGGCGAGCCGTACCGCCTTCTGTTGATGGCGATGATGGCCGCGGTGGACCGGCTGATCGCCGAGGAGCCGATGGAGTACCGCGCCGCCGACTTCGCGGACGACCTGCGGCTGATTCGCGACGGGCTGGAGGCGGGCGGACTGGGCGGCGTGGCTCGCGACGGGCTGCTGCCGGATGCGCTGGTGCAGGCCCGCACCTTCGGCTTTCACATGGCCGCGCTGGACGTGCGCCAGCACAGCCGCGTGCACGAATCCGCCGTGGGCGGCCTGCTGCGCGCGGCGGGAGTGGAGGACGATTACGCCAAGCTGGACGAGGCCGCGCGCGTGGAGCTTCTCGTCCGCGAGCTGGGCGTCCCCCGTCCGCTGCGCCCCATCGGCGCGGAGCTGCCGGAAGACGCGGCCGAACTGCTGGACACCATGGCCGTCATCCGCGAGGCGGTGGCGCGCGAGCCGGACAGCATCGGCTGCTATATCATCAGCATGACCAGCACGGTGAGCGACGTGCTCGAGGTGCTGCTGCTGATGAAGGAAGCCGGGCTGTGGCGGCAGGTGGATGGCCGGATCGAGTGCCCGCTGGACGTCGTTCCGCTCTTTGAAACCATCGCGGACCTCGATGCCGCGGAAGAGCGGCTGGACGCGATGTTCGGTGATCCGCTGTACAGCCGGCACCTGGCCGCCCGGGCCAGGGGCGGCAAGCCGTTCCAGGAAGTGATGCTGGGCTACTCCGACAGCAACAAGGACGGCGGCTACCTGATGGCCAACTGGGCGCTGCACAAGGCCCAGGGCGCCATCGCCCGCGTCGCGACACGGCACGGGGTGGAGGTGCGCCTGTTCCACGGCCGCGGCGGTACGGTAGGCCGCGGCGGCGGGCGCGCCAACCAGGCGATCCTGGCCATGCCGCCGGAGTCGCACAACGGCGGCATCCGCTTCACGGAACAGGGCGAGGTCATCTCCTTCCGCTACGCGCTTCCCGCCATCGCGCGGCGGCACCTGGAGCAGATCGTCCACGCGCAGCTGGTCGCGCTCGCCCGCCCCGTGCCCGAGGCCGCGTTCATGGCCCCGACGCGGGACGGTTCGCGCGACCTGATGCAGCGCATCGCCGACGCGGCCATGAGCGCGTACCGCGGGCTGATCGACGACCCGGAAACGTGGCCGTTCTATCTCTCCGCCACGCCCATCGCGCACATCGCCGGGCTCCCGCTCGCCAGCCGGCCCGTGTCGCGAAAAGGGCCGGGGGAGCTGGATTTCGAGGGGCTGCGCGCCATCCCCTGGGTGTTCAGCTGGACGCAGACGCGCTACACCATTCCGGGATGGTACGGCCTGGGCTCCGGCCTGCGCGCCGCGCTGGACGCGGGCGAGGGCGATGAACTGCGGCGGATGGCGGAGGGATGGCCCTTCTTTCAGGCGCTGGTGGCGGACGGGCGGCGCGAGATGGCCCGCGCGCGGCTTCCCCTGGCGCGCCGCTACGCGGATCTGGCGGTGGAGGCCGGCGCCTCCCACGCGCCGCACGACCGCATCACGGCCGAGTTCGCGGAGGCCCGCGCCGCGCTGCGCGAGGTGAGCGGCGAGGGCGCGGAGCAGGCGGACACGCCCGTCATCGCCCGGAGCATCGCGCTGCGCAACCCGTACACGGACGTGCTGAACCTGGCGCAGATCGACCTGATGCGCCGCTGGCGCGCGCTGGACGAGGATGCGCGCGCCACGCCGGACGGCGAGGCGCTCAAGCAGGCGCTGTTCATCTCGCTGAACGGCATCGCCGGCGCCATGCAGAGCACCGGCTGACGCACGCGCGCTGGCGGCGCTGGTGCGGCCGTTGCGTTCAGCCTCTCCGGACCGGCAACTCACGATCGGCACGGAGGAGGGATGGGGGTAGAGCGACGGGTGCTGTACGTGGCGCGCCACGGGGTTACGCAGGCCAACCTGGACGGGATCAACGAAGGGCTGGAGGACGAGCCGCTGATTGAGGCCGGGCGCGAGCAGGCGCGCGCGCTGGCGGAGCGGGTGGCCGGGCTGGGGCTGCGGGAGGTGTGGACCAGCCCGCTGGCCCGCGCGCGGCAGACGGCGGAGATCGTGGCGGAGATCCACGGCCTGCCGCTGCACGTGGAGCCGGACCTGCGCGAGCTGGATCCCGGCCCGTGGCAGGGGCTTACGCAGCAGCAGATGGCCGAGCGCGACCCGGAAGAGTTCGCCCGGTGGCAGGCGGACCCCGCCGCGTTCCGCCTCGCCGGGCGCGAGACGCTGGAGGAGGTGCGCGCCCGTGCGGTGGCGGCGCTGGAGCGCATCCGCGCGCGGGACGCGCAGGCGCTGGTAGTCACGCACACGGTGCCCATCCGCGTGGCGCGCGTGCACTACGCGGGGGAGGAACTGAACTGGTTCGCCACCTTTCTTCCCGATCACTGCGTGCTGATGGAACTGGCGCCGGACGGCGACGGTTCCATCCTCCGCAACGTGGACACGGAGTGACGGCATCCGGGATTCCGCTCCGCGCACGATGACGCGGAGTGGACGGGGATGAAGCAGAACGGGGGTCAGGTGCCCGCGGCCGGTTGCGCGGCGCGCGCCTGACCCTCAGCTTTTGCGCGGCGCCACCGTCCGGCGCCTCTCCACGACAGGGCCGCTCCCGCCGGAGCTTACTTCAGGAGTGCACCATGAGCAGCATGAGCAGCACCGCCGACACCCTCGACTCCACCGCCGCCGGGCCCACTCCGCCGGCGCCGGCCTACGACGTCGCCACCATCATGGGCGCGCTGTACGGCGACGGCATTCTGGGCCACAAGGGCGCGTTCCCGCGCGAGTGGGTGCAGCGCATGGGCGAGGACATCGAGGCGCTGTTCCAGGACGCGCTCAAGCGGCCCGGCGGCGCGGTGGGACGCGGGCCCAAGCGGTACTACGTGGAGATCCACCCCGAGCACCTGCGCGGCTTCGTGGACCTGGTGACGCACCCGTGGGTGGTGGCGGTGTGCGAGGCGGTGCTTGGGCCGGACTACAAGATCGTGGAGATCGGCTTTGACGTGCCCGGCCCGGGCGCGCAGGACCAGCCGTGGCACCGCGACTTTCCCGCCCCGGAGGAGACGACGGTGGGCCGCCGGCTCAACTCGCTGGCCTTCAACGTGACCGCGGTGGACACCACGGAGGACATGGGGCCGTTCGAGGTGGCGCCGGGGACGCAGTGGGACGGCTCGGAGCACCTGGAGCACGAGATGTTTCCGCCCAAGTCGTTCTACCCGCGCTACCAGGAGCGGGCGCAGCGCAAGATGCCGCAGATGGGCGACATCAGCGCGCGGTCGGCGCTCACCATCCACCGGGGGACGGCCAACCACTCGCAGAAGGCGCGGCCCGTGCTGGTGCTGGGCGTGGACGCGCCCGACGCGCGCAACGCCGAGCGCCACGACCTGCAGTTCAGCCGCGCGTACTACGACGCGCTTCCGGAAACGCTGAAGCCGCACCTTGCCTGCCGCGTGGTGGACGAACTGGAGCCCATCGTACAGGGGCACACCATCGAGGGGCTGATGATGGGCGAGGCCTGAGAAGCACCCGGCCGGCGGCGGAGCCATCCCCGCCGGCATTCGTTTTCGCGGTTGCCGGAAGTGCCTGCGGGATGGGGAGTTGCAGGAACGGGGCAACACCGCGATCTTGTACCTGCCGCAGATCCTACTACGCTTTCCCCTCCTTCTCTGCCATGCCGCTGAACGAAGACTTCGTCCGCCAGGGAACCTGGTTGTTCCGCTGGCGGAGCTACCTTCCCATCGCGTTTCTGCTCCTGCTGTTCACGCAGGTTCCGTCGTACCGATATCTTGGCGGCTCGCGGCTGATGGAGATGCAGTGGGAGGCGCTCTGCCTGCTGGTTTCCTTGGCCGGGCTGGCGGTGCGCATCCACACGGTGGGGCACGCGCCGCGGCGCACCAGCGGCCGCAACACGCGGTGCCAGGTGGCGGACGTACTCAATACGTCGGGAATGTATTCCGTGGTGCGGCACCCGCTGTACCTGGGCAACTTCCTGATGTGGCTGGGCGTGGTGATGTTTCTGCACACGTGGTGGATGGTGCTGCTGGTGAGCGCGGGCTATGCGCTGTACTACGAGCGGATCATGTGCGCGGAAGAGAACTTTCTGCGGGGCAAGTTCGACGCGGGATACGTGGAATGGGCCAGCCGCACGCCGGCCATCATCCCCAACCCGCGGCTGTGGCGGCGGGCGGAGCTTCCGTTCTGCCTGCGCACGGTGCTGCGGCGCGAGTATTCCGGCTTCTTCGGGCTGATTCTGACCTTTGCCATTCTGCAGGTGGCCAGCGACTCGGCCATGCAGCGGCGCCTGGTGCTGGATCCCGTGTGGATGACGCTGCTGGGCGCCTCGCTGTGCCTGTTTCTAGTGCTGCGCTTTCTGAAGCGCCACACCGGCGTGCTCAAGGTAAGCGGCCGCGCCTGATCCCTTCCCCGCCGGCCCTCCCCGGGCCGGCGGCGCTCGTCTCTCCCCATCGGCGCCGCGCGATGCAAAACGCGCCGCGACGGCTCTCGTCGTCATCACTTCCGGCCTGGACCGACGGATCATCATCTCCACGGGATGACGGTGATGATTTCCATCGTCCCCGCCGCCGGATCGTCATCGCCCGCGCCATCGCGGGGGGGCCGGGCCGGGTGCAAAGGAAGCCGCGTCATTGCGCCTGGACGGGCCGCGCGGCGGTGGATGACGTGAATCCAGAGATGCTCAATCCCGCTGCCGCAAAACTGGTGCGCCGCCGCCGTTGTTGACACGGTTGCAACCCGTTATGATTGTATTCCGTGAGTGTGGCTCATGGACTCATTCCCCTCCTCCGCAGTTCAAAACCGTGCGCAAATCCGTCGCGATCGGCTTCGGCGGCACCCTGGTTCTGCTCATCGCGACGGCGGCCATCGCCTCGCGCCGCGCGGACAGTGGTGCCAAGCTGGCTTCATCGCTGGCCGACCCGTCCTCCGCGCCCCCAACGGCGACCCCGGCGCGGCGCGATTCCGTCGCGCGCAAGCCGCCGCGGCCCGCCACGCCCGGCGTGGAAGTGGTCATCAACATTCCCAGCGGGCGGCTGGAGCTTTTTGACGGCGGCTCGCTGGTCAAGAGCTATCCGGTGTCCGTGGGATCGGCGCGCTATCCCACGCCGCGGGGGGAGTTCAAGCTGTCGCGCGTGGTGTGGAATCCGTGGTGGCATCCGCCGGAGAGCGAGTGGGCGCGCAACCGCAAGCCGACGCCGCCGGGCAACAGCAACCCCATGGGCCGCGCCAAGCTGCACCTGGACGACCTGATCTACATCCACGGAACCACCGCCGAGGGACGGCTGGGGGCGCCCGCGTCGCACGGCTGCATCCGCATGTCCAACGCGGATGTGATCGACCTTGCGCAGCGCGTGCACCGCTACTCCAAGCCGGACATTACGGACGCGCGCATCGAGGAGCTTTCCACGTTCAGCCGCGAGGAGCGCGAGACCACGCTGCCGCGGTACATTTCCGTCCGCGTCACGTACCAGGTGGCCAGCATTCGCGGGGACAGCCTGCGGGTGTTTCCGGACGTGTACAGCCGTCACAGCGGACAGTTTTCCGCCATGGTGCGCCAGGAACTGACGCGCGCCGGGTACGACACCACACAGCTGACGACGGCCGCCATGACGCGGCTGCGCAGCAGCGCGGCGCGGGGCGGAGGCCGCTTTGCGCTGGCGGATCTGGCGACACTGCAGCCGCTTCCGCCGGTGGTGGCCGCGCCCGCGGTGCTGGGTGCGGAAACGGTGCGCGAGGTGCCGCCCACGCCCTCCGCCGCGCCGCGGGACACCATCGTAATCGGCGAGCCCGCCGCGAGCGAGCCGGCGAGAGATCCCGAGCCCGACCCCGCGCCTCCAGCCGCGCCGCCGTCGCGACGCTGATCGCGGAGTCCTCGCTCAACTGCCAGAAAGTCCTCCGCCGCGCGGAGGACTTTCTGCGTTTCAGGCCCCCGCGTTCGGGGGCCCGCTGGATGCATCCGCTCAGGCCCGATCACCATCAGCCCGCCACGCCAATCAACCCGGATGTCGATTTACGTCTGGAAAGGACTTGCGCAACGGAGCGGGATTGGAGATCCTTGAAACCACAAGGATGTTCATCCTCCCGCCCCACCCCGAGGAAATCCCCATGCGCAAACGCACTCTCGTCCTCGCACTCGCCCTCCTTTCCGCCTGCGACGGCGCTCCGGAGCACCTGACCAGCGCCGAACCCGGCGCGCGTCCCCTGCTCACCACCTGCGCCACCCCGTCCATCGTCTCGCCCACCAGCAACCAGGTGATCTACACCTCGACCGTGCAGCTCAAGTGGACGGTGGGGGACTGCGCCAATCCCAAGGACGTGGAAGTGTACGACAACGCGACGAGCACGCTCGTCTTTTCCGACGCCACGGCCGAATTCGAGACGTTCTCCACCAGCGGTGTCTTTACCTACAGCTCCGTCAACCTGAGCGGCTATACGGCGGGCCAGTACTACAAGTGGCGCACTCGTTCGCGGGACTTTCCGGACACCACGAACGTGGGCCCGTGGAGCGGCTATGGCGTCTTCGGGCTGCCCATGCCGGCGCCTGCGACCACGGCTTCGGTCGTCAGCGGAAACCCGACGCTCAGCTGGCCCGCCGTGACCGGCGCGACGTACAGGATCCACCGGATGGCGGATTACGTCGGCACGTGGGATACGGGATGGGACACCGCGAGCGGCACCGGCTACAGCGACCCCGGCACCACGGTGACGGGATATGTGGGCACGACGCAGCCGTCGTCCGGCAAGTGGGTGGCGTATCGCGTGGTTGCGGTGAGCTCCGCGGGGATCGCGAGCCTGCCGGGCACGATCCACTACTTCTCGTACACGGGCTTCATCATCGTCTGAGGACAAGGCTCCGCTTCCCGCGTGTGGACGTGCGTCCGTCACGCGGGGGTGGCCTGGCGGATGGCAGATCCTTCGTCGGCGCCAAGCCGCGGTGCGGCTGAGAGTCAGGCCGGCGCCTCCTCAGGATGCGCCAACGGCGTCGCTGCGGGAGTGGGGCGGATCGGACCCGCCGTGTTCGCCGCAGCCGGCGCACAGGAAGAAGCCCCCTTCTCCGCGGTGGAGAAGGGGGGCTTCCGGCCATCCATCAAACCGCCGTGACTACTGGCGGCAGGGGGCGTCCGGGCCGGGGCCCGGCTTGTCGACCGTCAGGCGGGCGTCGCGGTTGGCCACCTGCAGCGCTGCGGCGCCGATGAACCTGGCCACGCGCGCCATCTTGTCGTAGTCGATGTACTGCGGCTCATCCGAGAG
This Longimicrobium terrae DNA region includes the following protein-coding sequences:
- a CDS encoding phytanoyl-CoA dioxygenase family protein, which translates into the protein MSSTADTLDSTAAGPTPPAPAYDVATIMGALYGDGILGHKGAFPREWVQRMGEDIEALFQDALKRPGGAVGRGPKRYYVEIHPEHLRGFVDLVTHPWVVAVCEAVLGPDYKIVEIGFDVPGPGAQDQPWHRDFPAPEETTVGRRLNSLAFNVTAVDTTEDMGPFEVAPGTQWDGSEHLEHEMFPPKSFYPRYQERAQRKMPQMGDISARSALTIHRGTANHSQKARPVLVLGVDAPDARNAERHDLQFSRAYYDALPETLKPHLACRVVDELEPIVQGHTIEGLMMGEA
- a CDS encoding histidine phosphatase family protein gives rise to the protein MGVERRVLYVARHGVTQANLDGINEGLEDEPLIEAGREQARALAERVAGLGLREVWTSPLARARQTAEIVAEIHGLPLHVEPDLRELDPGPWQGLTQQQMAERDPEEFARWQADPAAFRLAGRETLEEVRARAVAALERIRARDAQALVVTHTVPIRVARVHYAGEELNWFATFLPDHCVLMELAPDGDGSILRNVDTE
- a CDS encoding L,D-transpeptidase family protein, with product MRKSVAIGFGGTLVLLIATAAIASRRADSGAKLASSLADPSSAPPTATPARRDSVARKPPRPATPGVEVVINIPSGRLELFDGGSLVKSYPVSVGSARYPTPRGEFKLSRVVWNPWWHPPESEWARNRKPTPPGNSNPMGRAKLHLDDLIYIHGTTAEGRLGAPASHGCIRMSNADVIDLAQRVHRYSKPDITDARIEELSTFSREERETTLPRYISVRVTYQVASIRGDSLRVFPDVYSRHSGQFSAMVRQELTRAGYDTTQLTTAAMTRLRSSAARGGGRFALADLATLQPLPPVVAAPAVLGAETVREVPPTPSAAPRDTIVIGEPAASEPARDPEPDPAPPAAPPSRR
- the ppc gene encoding phosphoenolpyruvate carboxylase; this translates as MTDETLHPPDLDALLATRGLQVEGEGTGISGPLSRNVNLVGGLLGEAVAERHGPAMLELVERLRLLCRDAAQEENDARRDEAARLIAEQDVDTLRAVLRAFTTFFHLVNKAEQIEVARINRVREQRATADAPRPESIAEAIHLLARDGHDAAEVHALLARLDIQPTLTAHPTEARRRSILLRQGEVAAALDRLTDPRLTPSEADGLVAEVRNAISLLLATDEVRTRAVTVQDEVRHGLYFLATSIWRTVPRIHQDVREALRARFGADAVPAELPLFLRYRSWIGGDRDGNPGVTAELTQWTLAEHRRDALKLHRRTLNELRLLLSVSSAQVPVPAALGERAEALAEAVALPAATRASLTGEPYRLLLMAMMAAVDRLIAEEPMEYRAADFADDLRLIRDGLEAGGLGGVARDGLLPDALVQARTFGFHMAALDVRQHSRVHESAVGGLLRAAGVEDDYAKLDEAARVELLVRELGVPRPLRPIGAELPEDAAELLDTMAVIREAVAREPDSIGCYIISMTSTVSDVLEVLLLMKEAGLWRQVDGRIECPLDVVPLFETIADLDAAEERLDAMFGDPLYSRHLAARARGGKPFQEVMLGYSDSNKDGGYLMANWALHKAQGAIARVATRHGVEVRLFHGRGGTVGRGGGRANQAILAMPPESHNGGIRFTEQGEVISFRYALPAIARRHLEQIVHAQLVALARPVPEAAFMAPTRDGSRDLMQRIADAAMSAYRGLIDDPETWPFYLSATPIAHIAGLPLASRPVSRKGPGELDFEGLRAIPWVFSWTQTRYTIPGWYGLGSGLRAALDAGEGDELRRMAEGWPFFQALVADGRREMARARLPLARRYADLAVEAGASHAPHDRITAEFAEARAALREVSGEGAEQADTPVIARSIALRNPYTDVLNLAQIDLMRRWRALDEDARATPDGEALKQALFISLNGIAGAMQSTG
- a CDS encoding methyltransferase family protein, which produces MPLNEDFVRQGTWLFRWRSYLPIAFLLLLFTQVPSYRYLGGSRLMEMQWEALCLLVSLAGLAVRIHTVGHAPRRTSGRNTRCQVADVLNTSGMYSVVRHPLYLGNFLMWLGVVMFLHTWWMVLLVSAGYALYYERIMCAEENFLRGKFDAGYVEWASRTPAIIPNPRLWRRAELPFCLRTVLRREYSGFFGLILTFAILQVASDSAMQRRLVLDPVWMTLLGASLCLFLVLRFLKRHTGVLKVSGRA